TAGTTGTTCGATGGCTTCCCTTCGTTTTTCCTCCAGTTGACGCGCATTGTTTTTTTTCAGATACTTGAACTCGAACATGAACTGGAACGGCGGAAAAAACGGCGGGCGGTGCGTCAGCAGG
This portion of the SAR324 cluster bacterium genome encodes:
- a CDS encoding PD-(D/E)XK nuclease domain-containing protein, whose translation is LLTHRPPFFPPFQFMFEFKYLKKNNARQLEEKRREAIEQLQRYRQNAELRDIPQLKSYAVVFVGTRLAVLEEVTE